One genomic region from Nocardioides plantarum encodes:
- a CDS encoding maleylpyruvate isomerase N-terminal domain-containing protein — protein MTAYSRGVELFRAATADLTAAELDLPVPSCPGWTISDVVTHVADNHAAVLAAHGVDHESADLLAAYDEHLTRQPRAILEAVELTVHAWDVARARGMRADLDDVTLDFLLAFAVDAGEQLYVDGEFELMLVSTDVGRQASVLALYGRDAR, from the coding sequence ATGACGGCGTACTCCCGCGGTGTGGAGCTCTTCCGCGCCGCCACGGCCGACCTGACCGCCGCCGAGCTCGACCTGCCGGTGCCGTCGTGCCCCGGCTGGACGATCTCCGACGTGGTCACCCACGTCGCCGACAACCACGCCGCGGTGCTGGCTGCACACGGGGTCGACCACGAGTCCGCCGACCTGCTCGCGGCCTACGACGAGCACCTCACCCGGCAGCCGCGCGCCATCCTGGAGGCCGTCGAGCTGACCGTGCACGCGTGGGACGTCGCCCGCGCCCGCGGCATGCGCGCCGACCTCGACGACGTCACCCTCGACTTCCTGCTGGCCTTCGCGGTCGACGCGGGGGAGCAGCTCTACGTCGACGGCGAGTTCGAGCTGATGCTGGTCTCGACCGACGTGGGCCGTCAGGCGAGCGTGCTCGCGCTCTACGGCCGCGACGCCCGCTGA
- the ribD gene encoding bifunctional diaminohydroxyphosphoribosylaminopyrimidine deaminase/5-amino-6-(5-phosphoribosylamino)uracil reductase RibD has translation MPTTAAEHDAMRRALTLAATPGVPMVADTRRVGCVLLDDDGRTVAEGHHRGPGTPHAEADALARAGAAARGTTAVVTLEPCNHTGRTGPCTEALVAAGVRRVVYAEVDANPVAAGGRAVLEAAGIEVEAGLLADEAASLAEVYRVALREQRPFVTWKLATTLDGRSAAADGTSRWVSSTAARRDTHRLRALSDTMLVGTGTIAVDDPLLTVRDDQGRPAAVQPLRAVMGERDLPPDRRVLNDDAETVHLRTRDPYAALATLWDDGRQHVFLEGGPTLAAAFLRAGLVDRVVAYVAPMFLGSGLSSVADLGITTIAAALRPTVTDVTVLAGVDGEEPNVRFTMSAVEPVETPHHPKET, from the coding sequence ATGCCGACCACGGCAGCCGAGCACGACGCGATGCGCCGTGCGCTGACGCTGGCCGCGACCCCGGGCGTCCCCATGGTCGCCGACACCCGCCGGGTCGGCTGCGTGCTGCTGGACGACGACGGACGCACGGTCGCGGAGGGCCACCACCGCGGTCCCGGCACCCCCCACGCGGAGGCCGACGCCCTGGCCCGCGCCGGGGCTGCCGCCCGGGGCACCACCGCGGTGGTCACGCTCGAGCCCTGCAACCACACCGGGCGCACCGGACCGTGCACCGAGGCCCTGGTCGCGGCCGGCGTACGCCGGGTGGTCTACGCCGAGGTCGACGCCAACCCGGTGGCCGCCGGTGGACGGGCCGTCCTGGAGGCCGCGGGCATCGAGGTCGAGGCCGGCCTGCTGGCCGACGAGGCCGCGTCGCTGGCGGAGGTCTACCGGGTCGCGCTGCGCGAGCAGCGGCCCTTCGTCACCTGGAAGCTCGCGACGACCCTCGACGGGCGCAGCGCCGCCGCCGACGGCACCTCGCGCTGGGTGTCCTCGACCGCCGCGCGCCGCGACACCCACCGGCTGCGCGCGCTGAGCGACACGATGCTCGTCGGCACCGGCACGATCGCCGTCGACGACCCGCTGCTGACCGTCCGCGACGACCAGGGGCGCCCGGCCGCCGTCCAGCCGTTGCGGGCCGTGATGGGCGAGCGCGACCTCCCGCCCGACCGTCGGGTCCTCAACGACGACGCCGAGACGGTCCACCTGCGCACCCGGGACCCGTACGCCGCTCTCGCCACGCTGTGGGACGACGGCCGCCAGCACGTCTTCCTCGAGGGAGGGCCGACCCTGGCCGCCGCGTTCCTGCGCGCCGGTCTCGTCGACCGCGTCGTGGCCTATGTCGCCCCGATGTTCCTGGGGTCCGGGCTCTCCTCGGTGGCCGACCTCGGAATCACCACCATCGCCGCGGCGTTGCGCCCCACGGTCACCGACGTGACCGTGCTGGCCGGCGTCGACGGCGAGGAGCCCAACGTCCGCTTCACGATGTCGGCGGTCGAGCCTGTCGAGACCCCGCACCACCCGAAGGAGACCTGA
- the rpe gene encoding ribulose-phosphate 3-epimerase — MGHVQITPSILNADFAALGAEVARIGSADWVHVDVMDNHFVPNLTFGPTMVEALARSTDIPLDAHLMIADADRHAPAYVEAGCASVTFHVEATAAPVRLAREIRAAGARASMALRPATPIDPYEALLPELDMLLLMTVEPGFGGQRFLDLVLPKIRRARELVAKHGVETWIQVDGGVSLETIGRCAEAGADVFVAGSAVYSADDPDRMVAELRAAAEAARGDRA; from the coding sequence GTGGGACACGTCCAGATCACCCCGAGCATCCTCAACGCCGACTTCGCCGCCCTCGGCGCCGAGGTCGCCCGCATCGGCAGCGCCGACTGGGTGCACGTCGACGTGATGGACAACCACTTCGTGCCCAACCTGACCTTCGGCCCGACCATGGTCGAGGCGCTCGCGCGCAGCACCGACATCCCCCTCGACGCCCACCTGATGATCGCCGACGCCGACCGCCACGCCCCGGCGTACGTCGAGGCCGGGTGCGCCTCGGTGACCTTCCACGTCGAGGCGACCGCGGCGCCGGTGCGGCTGGCCCGCGAGATCCGGGCCGCCGGGGCGCGGGCGAGCATGGCGCTGCGCCCGGCGACGCCCATCGATCCCTACGAGGCGCTGCTGCCCGAGCTCGACATGCTCCTGCTGATGACCGTCGAACCGGGGTTCGGCGGCCAGCGGTTCCTCGACCTGGTGCTCCCCAAGATCCGCCGGGCTCGCGAGCTGGTCGCCAAGCACGGCGTCGAGACGTGGATCCAGGTCGACGGCGGGGTCTCCCTCGAGACCATCGGTCGCTGCGCCGAGGCCGGCGCCGACGTCTTCGTCGCGGGCAGCGCGGTCTACTCGGCCGACGACCCCGACCGGATGGTGGCCGAGCTGCGCGCCGCCGCGGAGGCGGCCCGCGGGGACCGGGCATGA